A region of the Ciona intestinalis chromosome 12, KH, whole genome shotgun sequence genome:
CGTTTGGAACAAACTTAAGATATTCTAAACcatatgttataataaatgttgcaaaaaataatacttGGTTGAAAAGTAAACACACACTGTCACACAAAAACATTTGCCAGAATAGCTTAATACCTGCTAACTGGTGGACATTAAGAGTATCAAACCACAGTATATGGTGTGTTATTACACCCAGGTTATAGCGGTgaatcattttaattttagaattaACAAACGAAGCCACACAAGGGgaaatgttacttttattcaagtgttttaaatatgtgtttgttCCCAAGGCTTTACAGGAACTTGTTTAGAATATACAATGCAACTCACTTGTATTAATGCAACACCAATAAATACTCCAGCAACGGTGTATAGATTTGTTTTCAACCAATCACCAAACTGTGTAATGCATCCCGAAGTGTAAATTTTGGTGACTTGCTCCGATGCCTTAACAggtaatatgtttattacaagAACACAAAGAACACAGAACTGCTGTTGTCAAGATGATTATAAAATAGCATTTTAAAGGAATGTGAAAATTAATGCTTTCTCACATTTTAAGGCAGTGGTTATAAAATGCAACATGCATTAAGTTAAGCTGCCTCAAAAAGGAATGGAGAGTGATACTTCAAGAAAACTTTGCTGAGGCATTAGTTATAATCTTTTCATAGGTATTATCAGGTTTGTTGtcactttaaataaatgagaaTAGATTAAACCCAAAAAGGGAATtctaaccaaaaaaataaagttgtttatttgaaCTTGCATAAACTGGAGAATATTTTGTAAGATTTTGACCCActgcagtttaaataaatagcttGTTGTATCTAGCTAGATTATAAATACCATGATTTTATCAAGGTAAGTGAAAATCCTAATAATGCATAcgcaaaaagtttaaaaaaaacatcttttaCTATATGGCAACTGTGGCAAATACTATAATTTAAGCCTCCCACTCagaaagaatattttacagccagcgaaaaacaaaatatttaaaaaaaagtaggATGCAGTGGCCAATGGGTCAatattgaaaacatatttttttaatctgccGAAGGAGGTCACATATTTAGCCATACTGTGTTGTGTTGGTTAAACCCAACGTACCTTTAAAAGAAATCCAAGGTACTTTTTCTTTGCAGTTGGGGCAGATATTTTGagctttaattttttagaattttaagtCTTGAATTAAATATTCCCTTTTAGTAAAACTACTCACCGTTACTCCAGGGTCTCTCAGGCCGTATCCACACTGTGTATTCACTACATTACTTGTGCCTAGTTTGATACAACATGAGAATGGTACACCACAAGATTCAGCAGGTTTGAGAAACACGTCGTTAAACGAGATGTTGCTGGCACAATCAAAGTAAATGTTGTTGTCCCAGTCAGCAACGCCAGTGTCACCACCGCAGCAttttaactgaaaataatcatcatcatttatttatcgTTTCATGGCAACAGTTGTCTTTGTGTAAATCATATGGCATGGGGTCATACACCTGGTGATCAAAGCCTGATGACTtgatatgtaactttgttgacAACTTAAAAAATGAGACACACAAAACAGTTAACAGAAACACATCCTCAACGATAACAGCATCATGCTTAGAACATGGTATTAAAGTATTATAcggaaaatttttaaataaaaaatgattgcATGTCCAATTGTCTACACTATacataaaatgaacaaaaagtattcacattttgattttttgatcAGTTTCTAAACGAAAACTGTCCATTAATTGGAGCTCTGCTcttttatttagtaaataCATAAAACGTCCCAATAGTGCTATTCGCAAAAAGtacaaatacaacaaaacaaataaccttcattaatattaatataggTATCTTAAACTTAGTTTGCTACTGGCAGtgtatgtttaatttacaagcacttatgtttaatttatatttaatttggtGCTGGTTACAAAGGAACGAAATTATAATGAGAGAAACATCAATTATTTATGCTTTCTACTGCTGTTAATACTTAGAGTGGTTCAAGACATCAATATATTGCTTGTGGGTTTATTTTTCTGAAGAAAGAACTAAACTGTAAtccaagtttaaatttatgacTACCATTTCTGCACTTAAGCATTAGATTCTAATGCATAAGTGCAGAAATGGATGTTTACATaatgacaaaaaaacattggCAATTGTGACATCTACAATGTACCTATGTTGTAACACCACTTTCCCTATTTGATTGTGTCGTAATAGGGATTGTTACTGAATGTGTTTCGTGAACAATAAGAATCTTACACTGATTTGTAATGTAAccagtttaattaaattatgttaataaTCTGTGAGCTGAAACCAAAAAGGTCGTCATCTGTAGTAAATGTTTgagattaattttaaaatgtttcagtaaataaaagtttttaatgtttcttgtttcatAGGGGATTgatttaaaacagtacaaaaAAGGGCTTTTGAAATATACCTTTACTAAAAACaattaagtaatttaaaaatttaaactgaacactatcgttttcaaattaaaactcACATATTCTTGAGAAAAATCGATGATGTTTTGTAGGTCGGGGTCATCCCTGTAACCTTTAATGGTTTTATTGACGAAGATGGCAAACTGTTGATGGAACCAATCCTTATATACGAAGCCGAGGATTCCAGCAATCAGCTCAGCAAAGAAAATTACACCGAGACAAATGGAGAACTGATAGATGAAATTAAATCAATAAGAGaataatcaattttaaaaccatcaGTGACCTTGTACATAAACCAGAGGGTTTGGGAAAATCAATGAATTTTGTTTGAGTTCtttatactaaaatataaattaaaatttacccAAAGACAGAATTACTTTGAgaacagtaaatataaaacaacaaatggcAAGAAATGAATTACATCTAAAGATATTGAGAAGATTTATTTAGGCCTTAATTCACACAAGCTTGAAGACAAGCTGTTGCCAAGtatttcataataaaataaaatatggcaACACTGGCAAGCAACTTGTTAATCCAAATATTTGGATTACTCTTAGTACAGCTTGTTAATATTATAACCTACAGTGAGACATCTATCTTTTACAAGCTGATGTTATGTAGAActaaaataattgaatgaTTGCTAAAGTTGTTATTTGAAATCAATCggaataatataatttaataaatatatttagatataaatatatagatatatttacattttttgccaCATGCAAGATATATTGGTCAAAACAATAGTTATTggttaatattacatttacactttaaataaaatagtacTTGTCGTCTGTTAAGCTATTTGGTGTTGGTCTTCGTCTATCTATGTAATGCTTAAATCTATGGCAGGAAATTGCTCATTTTCCCAAGCTGTCTATTTTAAAGTGCATAGGATAGCATATAGATTTACAGCATAAATACAGCTAAACTATGTACTGTTGTAGAGAAAACCGGTTATCCTGACAATTAAGaagatacaaaaatatttaactaaaaatattgaaaatatggGAGTTTAGGGTTACAGGGATTTTGAATGTGTGATGGCGTGCTGACACCTTATGTATTAATgtaagaacaaaaaaataacatttacaaaTGACATGAAAGGCTCAAATTCACATTTTCACCAAGTAGGAATAACAGTAGAATGTATCATTGGGTATTTGTGGCTTCAACACAATATTATGTCATATTGGTAACGGTAAGTGATAATCCAGCTATACCAACATGACTACATAGATCTGGAGGATCTCACatgatttatattattttatgattATGAGTCACATGGCTCTACGTTAGTAATACGtaatacttatttttaaaggCATTTAAAAGAAATCATCCCACAATTAATTCAGATGTACAGTACATACATTCAATCATTGAGACATATTATATCAGTAACAATATGGGTGATAAACTGATATGATTCAACTTTACTAAGTATATATAAAACGATATACATTTTGTGAAACTACTAATTTAGCCACAAATAAACCtgataatgtatatatatttttaattattaattttaatggtATAAAACTGGAATTTAAAagagaatttttttatgtactaGTATCTGGTAagtaaatggtttaaaactcTAAAAAGTAGTTTAGTTCTTGTGCCATTAGTCATAACATTGGGGCACAGCGCTAAAAAAGCCATCTTTAAGTGCAAGCAAAGACTCAAGACACAGTGACTTTACCAAGTAAATTTTCTGGTGtagagaacaaaaaaatgactttttagtttttttaccataaatGACAGCAGCCAATATTGTGCAAACAAGACGTTCTTATAACATTCTCTTGTTCGCTTCTTCAGTGCACAAGATTACTAACTTTCTgccaacatttttaaacaaccaaattttttgttgtattgttttaattaaagataGTCTTTAAGTTAGATTAACATTATTAGTATTACAGCGTAATTGCAAGTGGTCAGTGAGGTGTATGTTATGGGTTCGTGTAATAAGTTATTGATTTTCGAAAATGTGCACCATAAACTATCGCATATAAAATCAAGAAATAATGGGATTTATGTTGTCAAGGTTTTGCGATACATTTTTTAGGCTTAAACCCGGTGCTTGTAGTTTTATTGCACATCCTATTGCATTAGATTATGTAgctacaattttaaaacaccagCTTGTTACTTTGGTTATTCCGTCCTTTAGTATGGTAACAGCGTTTGTGACAAATTTCGCCACATCGATTGCGGTCTACTTTTGACCTACATGTTTTCCAAAGTTATTACCAAAACGGTATTGCAGTTTTTAATACCTAAATAACATATTACTATTACTTACACATTTAAGCAGAAAAATATTCTCTCTTAAGGAACCTAGACAACCAGAGAAACTAAGCAAGAACATAACCAGTGCGATGATGATCACAACCAACACAGGGTCGATAGGTAAGCTGCTGATGGCTGTTAAGTTGTCGAAGAAaccctaaaaaaaaataggcaTATACATAGCTTTTGTTCTTTAATAAGGTTTGCATTACTCATTAAAGATACACAGAGCAAAGAcagctatattatatattttaaat
Encoded here:
- the LOC100175108 gene encoding tetraspanin-17 isoform X2; protein product: MPQEVGCCTKYFLFSFNILFWIIGLCLLGAGIWAWSEKGFFDNLTAISSLPIDPVLVVIIIALVMFLLSFSGCLGSLRENIFLLKCLKCCGGDTGVADWDNNIYFDCASNISFNDVFLKPAESCGVPFSCCIKLGTSNVVNTQCGYGLRDPGVTASEQVTKIYTSGCITQFGDWLKTNLYTVAGVFIGVALIQIVPICFAQNLISDIQAVKAGW
- the LOC100175108 gene encoding tetraspanin-5 isoform X1; translated protein: MPQEVGCCTKYFLFSFNILFWIIGLCLLGAGIWAWSEKGFFDNLTAISSLPIDPVLVVIIIALVMFLLSFSGCLGSLRENIFLLKCFSICLGVIFFAELIAGILGFVYKDWFHQQFAIFVNKTIKGYRDDPDLQNIIDFSQEYLKCCGGDTGVADWDNNIYFDCASNISFNDVFLKPAESCGVPFSCCIKLGTSNVVNTQCGYGLRDPGVTASEQVTKIYTSGCITQFGDWLKTNLYTVAGVFIGVALIQIVPICFAQNLISDIQAVKAGW